One Gammaproteobacteria bacterium DNA window includes the following coding sequences:
- a CDS encoding MerR family transcriptional regulator, translating to SFRVRIKEKGGLSMRVSCMKGPVFLELYDSHTVATQLGIPYRTLMYWVESGLVRPHTYTGRRRTPVLFSDQDVKEIGRLVQLRRHLRGQSFRDALKRLRAMGHNPLSQGDFLVLENRKGKRTVIKIMQNNEAIELLNHQPESQLRLIPLTGDEVQQAISSGHQELLFSTQKSQPSP from the coding sequence TTCCTTTCGCGTCAGGATAAAGGAGAAGGGTGGCCTATCGATGCGAGTGAGTTGCATGAAGGGGCCTGTATTTTTGGAACTCTACGATAGTCACACCGTTGCCACCCAATTAGGCATCCCATATCGTACTTTGATGTATTGGGTTGAAAGTGGGCTTGTCCGTCCTCATACCTACACCGGGCGGCGACGTACGCCAGTTCTCTTCTCTGATCAAGATGTCAAGGAGATTGGCCGTCTTGTCCAATTACGCAGACATCTGCGGGGTCAATCGTTTCGTGATGCTCTGAAGAGGCTTCGTGCGATGGGACATAATCCCCTCTCGCAGGGCGACTTTCTGGTGCTGGAAAACCGTAAAGGCAAACGGACGGTGATCAAAATTATGCAGAACAACGAAGCGATCGAACTGTTAAACCATCAACCCGAAAGTCAGCTGCGTCTCATCCCGCTCACCGGTGATGAGGTCCAGCAGGCCATCTCGTCGGGTCATCAGGAACTTTTATTCAGCACACAAAAGAGCCAGCCGTCACCGTAA